The genomic interval CCTGCTCCTCCATCGCGCGGGCGGCGGCGGTGGCTTCCTCCACCAGGGCAGCGTTCTGCTGGGTGGTCTCGTCCATCTGGGTGATGGTCTGGTTGACCTGCTCGATGCCGGCCGACTGTTCCTGCGATGCGGCCGAGATCTCGGCCATGATGTCGGTCACGCGCTGCACGCTGGCCACGATCTCGGCCATCGTCGCACCGGC from Pseudoxanthomonas sp. carries:
- a CDS encoding methyl-accepting chemotaxis protein; translation: AGATMAEIVASVQRVTDIMAEISAASQEQSAGIEQVNQTITQMDETTQQNAALVEEATAAARAMEEQAHALSDAVSTFRLDGHGTVARLVQERVTRIAAGGAQRAVAEPDLH